In the Lepisosteus oculatus isolate fLepOcu1 chromosome 6, fLepOcu1.hap2, whole genome shotgun sequence genome, one interval contains:
- the psmg4 gene encoding proteasome assembly chaperone 4, whose translation MESASSSANEGTISVHNFSEKILEQVVHFHVMKMKDGFFLWIGASSVLSNLAVAMCSKYDSVPLATLVFGDSSDTSPSSLAQRLTKKTKKQVFVSYNLPSTEANLTLLVENRVKKEMELFPDKF comes from the exons ATGGAAAGTGCAAGTTCCAGCGCAAACGAAGGAACCATCTCGGTCCATAATTTTTCCGAGAAGATTCTGGAGCAGGTTGTTCACTTCCATGTTATGAAAATGAAGGACGGATTCTTCCTTTGGATCGGGGCGAGCTCGGTTCTTTCTAACCTAGCTGTGGCCATGTGTAGCAAAtat GACTCTGTACCTTtggcaaccttagtttttggAGATTCTTCTGACACCTCTCCAAGTTCCCTGGCACAAAGATTAA CCAAGAAGACAAAAAAGCAGGTCTTTGTCAGCTACAATCTTCCCTCCACTGAGGCCAACCTCACATTGCTCGTGGAAAACCGAGTAAAGAAAGAAATGGAACTTTTTCCCGATAAGTTCTAG
- the LOC102688593 gene encoding tubulin beta-2B chain: MREIVHIQAGQCGNQIGAKFWEVISDEHGIDPTGSYHGDSDLQLERINVYYNEASGNKYVPRAILVDLEPGTMDSVRSGPFGQIFRPDNFVFGQSGAGNNWAKGHYTEGAELVDSVLDVVRKESESCDCLQGFQLTHSLGGGTGSGMGTLLISKIREEYPDRIMNTFSVMPSPKVSDTVVEPYNATLSVHQLVENTDETYCIDNEALYDICFRTLKLTTPTYGDLNHLVSATMSGVTTCLRFPGQLNADLRKLAVNMVPFPRLHFFMPGFAPLTSRGSQQYRALTVPELTQQMFDAKNMMAACDPRHGRYLTVAAIFRGRMSMKEVDEQMLNVQNKNSSYFVEWIPNNVKTAVCDIPPRGLKMSATFIGNSTAIQELFKRISEQFTAMFRRKAFLHWYTGEGMDEMEFTEAESNMNDLVSEYQQYQDATADEQGEFEEDEGEDEA; encoded by the exons ATGCGTGAGATTGTGCATATCCAGGCTGGGCAGTGCGGAAACCAGATCGGGGCCAAG ttttgGGAGGTGATAAGCGATGAACACGGCATCGACCCTACCGGCAGCTACCACGGGGATAGCGATCTGCAGTTGGAAAGAATCAACGTCTACTACAATGAAGCCAGCG GTAACAAGTACGTGCCTCGTGCTATTCTTGTGGATTTGGAGCCTGGCACAATGGACTCCGTCAGGTCTGGGCCTTTCGGACAAATATTCAGGCCGGATAACTTTGTCTTTG gtCAGAGTGGGGCCGGCAATAACTGGGCCAAAGGTCATTACACCGAGGGCGCGGAGCTGGTGGACTCGGTTCTCGATGTGGTCCGGAAGGAGTCTGAAAGTTGCGACTGCCTGCAAGGCTTTCAGCTCACCCACTCCTTGGGCGGGGGCACCGGCTCGGGCATGGGCACCTTACTCATCAGCAAGATCCGAGAGGAGTACCCTGACAGAATCATGAACACTTTCAGCGTCATGCCTTCCCCCAAGGTGTCGGACACCGTGGTGGAGCCCTACAACGCCACTCTGTCGGTCCACCAGCTGGTGGAGAACACGGATGAGACCTACTGCATCGACAATGAAGCCCTCTACGACATCTGCTTCCGCACCCTGAAGCTCACCACGCCCACGTACGGAGACCTGAACCACCTGGTGTCGGCCACCATGAGTGGGGTCACCACTTGCCTGCGGTTCCCCGGGCAGCTGAACGCCGACCTGCGCAAGCTTGCCGTCAACATGGTGCCTTTCCCTCGCCTTCACTTCTTCATGCCCGGCTTTGCGCCGCTGACCAGCCGCGGCAGCCAGCAGTACCGTGCCTTGACTGTGCCCGAGCTAACGCAGCAGATGTTCGACGCCAAGAACATGATGGCGGCCTGCGACCCTCGGCACGGGCGATACCTCACCGTGGCAGCCATTTTCCGCGGTAGGATGTCCATGAAGGAGGTGGACGAGCAGATGCTCAATGTGcagaacaagaacagcagctacTTCGTGGAGTGGATCCCCAACAACGTGAAGACCGCCGTCTGCGACATCCCCCCAAGGGGCCTCAAAATGTCCGCCACTTTCATCGGGAACAGCACTGCTATCCAGGAGCTGTTCAAGCGCATCTCGGAGCAGTTCACCGCTATGTTCCGGCGCAAGGCCTTCTTGCACTGGTACACGGGAGAGGGGATGGACGAGATGGAGTTCACGGAGGCCGAGAGCAACATGAACGACCTGGTGTCCGAGTACCAGCAGTACCAGGACGCCACTGCGGATGAGCAGGGCGAGTTTGAGGAAGACGAGGGGGAAGACGAGGCGTAG
- the bphl gene encoding valacyclovir hydrolase, protein MAWRQICRGWRSAQRPAPGGGGALRSGAPGQPLLYCTSVQSARRRVNGVELHYRQTGHGGHAALLLPGSLGSGQTDFGPQLRSLNKERFTIVAWDPRGYGLSRPPKRDFPLDFFDRDAKDAVGLMKALNFKTFSLLGWSDGGITALIAAAKFPTAVRKLVVWGANAFVSEEDLNIYNALRDVSAWSERMRAPMRELYGDEYFAQTWQAWVDGISQFAQRPDGSICRELLPQIACPTLIVHGEKDPMVPRFHAEYLLQHIKGSRLHLMPEGKHNLHLRFAGEFNNLVEEFLCL, encoded by the exons ATGGCGTGGAGGCAGATCTGTCGAGGCTGGAGGTCGGCCCAGCGCCCAGCGCCCGGCGGCGGAGGTGCGCTCAGGTCCGGAGCGCCCGGCCAGCCGCTGCTGTACTG CACCTCTGTCCAGTCAGCCAGGAGGCGGGTGAATGGAGTCGAGCTGCACTACCGACAGACTGGGCACGGAGGCCACGCAGCACTGCTGCTGCCGGGATCTCTAG GTAGCGGCCAGACAGACTTCGGCCCACAGCTGAGGTCTCTGAATAAAGAACGCTTCACCATCGTGGCCTGGGATCCCAGGGGCTATGGGCTTTCTAGACCTCCAAAGCGGGACTTTCCCCTGGACTTCTTTGACAGGGACGCCAAGGATGCTGTGGGCCTAATGAAG GCATTGAATTTTAAGACATTCTCTCTGTTGGGCTGGAGCGATGGTGGAATAACAGCACTAATTGCTGCTGCGAAGTTTCCCACAGCCGTCAGAAAGCTGGTCGTGTGGGGAGCCAACGCCTTTGTCTCAGAGGAGGATTTGAACATTTACAATG CTCTGAGAGATGTTTCAGCCTGGAGTGAAAGGATGAGGGCACCGATGAGGGAGCTGTATGGTGACGAATATTTCGCTCAGACCTGGCAGGCGTGGGTGGACGGCATCAGTCAGTTTGCACAGAGACCTGACG GTAGCATTTGTCGGGAGCTGCTACCCCAGATCGCCTGCCCAACTTTAATCGTCCATGGTGAAAAGGACCCCATGGTGCCACGTTTCCACGCTGAATATCTCCTCCAGCACATCAAGGGCTCCCG gcttcatCTAATGCCAGAAGGCAAGCATAATCTACACTTGAGGTTTGCTGGAGAGTTCAATAACCTGGTTGAAGAATTTCTTTGCCTTTGA